The genomic stretch ttatcttatcaatgtctgacaattaaagttccattaatcaagtttgggttttttggtgactggagaagcactaggaatatttatagtgtgtgttcacgctcgtgcgctgttctctgattggttgtttgacgggcacgataccagagcagcaagctctgagtggacagctacgggggctgatactggacatggttaaactctatattttatcagtatcactgccctgggctttgacacagtatcatttcggccttttcccgtatcattcatgggcgctttctagggtacagggccaattaatactgtagtatgtgataacagTGTTTAtacgatgtaaaaaaaaactaaccaaaacacaaaaagtgCACAAGTCCGCGAAAGGTGAACTGTGATGGCGTGTGGAAACCATCCTCTGACTTGTAATTCTGACCAACTAATTATTATCAGCCttatttttggaataatgtGTACACACATCTTTGTGTTAGAAATACGTTGATGGGAAATGTATACAGCAATGTCATATATTAGTAATGttccagatgtatttccctATGAGGGCAATGTCACTGACATGAGATCTTCCTTTTCTATGTGTGTCTGTAGCTCTTAGGAGCTCATCACCAGCAGTAAAGCTGTATAAGCACTGGGTAGACAGGACCGAAGGAAGTGGCGTGACATACGGGGAGCTGCCAGTGGACATCGCCATGAGTTACAAACCTATAGCTCCTGCGCCATCTGGCTCCAACCACACACCTCCTGGTTTGTCGCTTGTCATTCATACACACTCTCATCTTTACATTCTGtcttcaacaacaacaatcaccCTCACTTTGGATTGACACTgtcacatacgtatacatatatccatatatgtatacgtatgttaTCGCTGAGTTATCTTATCTGAAATTTGGATAAAATTGAGAGTACTTTATGGAACGGTTGGATACAGATATATATGCCTTGTTGCACCCCTAGTGTTCATGTAAAAATGTGGTACAACTGCAATGCACTGAGCTTGTTCACACGAATGTGTATTTTCATAACCTTCAGACTTTTTCCAcctattttaccttttttatcCTGACTGTActattgtacagtatttttttattgtatcaacttttttttcactattttacacatttttttcttggtataaaaataataaaatgtactttttagacttttttttcttgtaatattacacctTCTCGTGGTGTTacatttttctcgtaatattcttTCTCAGAAACATTTTGAATGTAATTGTAATAATGTAATGCAATACTCCACACAGGTTTCAGCTTTCTTCTAAGATACCATTTTTTCACGCAAAATTGCATTCTAGAAGCATTCTGCCTTTTCCCTTGTAATTCCTCTTTCCTGACTTtccttataataatatattctcagaaaattactTCCTCTTATTGCTTTGTTGACATTGGCTTTTTTTGGTCATAATACATGAGTATATAGAGGATGGATTCTAGGGAAAGTATGACCGTTTCTGGTATTAGTGTTAGAGGACATTTCAtccaattttacatttttttttccctcatatgATTGAACTGGATGGAATAGGTGACAAAGTGTGTTTTGGACCTTTAGGTTCCTCTGTGCCCTCGCCTTCCCTCCCGTCGTCATCCAACTTCAGGCCAGCTTTCAGTGACTTTGGGCCGCCCTCCATGGGTTTTGTTCAGGTATGCTGGCGTCACGGTCTCCTCCAATGACATCGTTTAAGACACCTTGAAGATAGCCACAAAACAGGATGTCACAGCTTTTCTCTTTGTCTCCCTGACAAATCAGCCTGTCAAAGTCAGCCAAGGCTCCACTTACAGCGAGCTTCTGTCCGTCATTGAGGAGATGAGCCGTGAGATCCGCCCTACGTATGCTGGCAGCAAAAGTGCCATGGAGAGGCTAAAGAGAGGTACACACCTTTTGGCTCATAAATACGTTTTCATATAAAAATCTTAAGATGTTGTAGTTATGGAAAGACATAAAATAGATAAGGTTTGTTTATGCtaaaataactacatttttttttaaattcacgaCTATATCAGCCATCCACTTTGTGAAGTAATAaaccaaagtatttcatttaaactcaacatacaacctggcatcatggcctgagccaaccttttgatggttttatcaatttcgttttttgacatggtctgttgtttacaaagtgctcctgaaaaaagggacacataataataataataataataattattattattagataataataattattagaactattatgattattataattattatattaatgctaattattatattaattatatataatattattgttatatttgcatattttacataataagaatataattattattttaattttattgtaattattatattttattatttttaaaatatttaaatataaatataaaataataaataataatagcagattgcatgacaattttacagatacgtgtaaaatatatagtctgtcccccccccccccccccccgtcaattttgtcatatcaatgcggcccgcgagtcaaaaagtttgcccacccctggcctagaaaCATGTAGTGGAATAGCCCTGCATTGTACTTTAGTGTTCTGATGGGTATTACATGAGAACACATGAACAGATGATTATTGGACTTGCAATCAAGTCACACGTTTGCACtggctcctgttttttttaattaactggccattaaaaaaaaacccaccaagcATCGTTAGGCATTTGCAAATTAGAATGAGACTCATGCATAATACAGTACCTGTACGCACGCTATGTCATAAaggttgatttttttccaggtaTAATCCATGCCCGTGCACTGGTCAGGGAATGTCTTGCAGAGACGGAAAGAAGCGCCCGCACATGACAACATCCTCCGTTTGTAAACTATTTCTTACTCTTCCTTCATCGCCTCTTTCCTGGCTGGCTTTTTAAAACTGCATCATATCCTTGTCCGACCAGGCCCCTCAAATGGTCATTAACTACAAGTTCAGTTTTCTACTGACTTTTGAGAcagaatgttgacattttaattaGAACCGTGCATAAAATGCATGGTGTATTAAAAGCAGATTTTTATATTAGTCAGGTTCTCCTTTATGTTTAACAGAAAACCAAACTTTCCAGCATCACTCTGTccactgatgattttttttttttttttttttacatacaggtATTTGCTTTCAAGCTCACGCACATCAGTCATATTTTCTAGTGTTTGTCATTCAACAAAAACTATGTACATCAAGTCAGTTTGTTATTGTGGGAATTTTGTAAACCAAATTTTTGCAGTTCCTTATGTATATCTTAATTAAATGATAGAAAAACAAGTGTGGCCTTTTTGTTTAGATATGTAAAGCGACCAGTCACAAATGACGCATCACTGCTGGCATATAATTTGAGGACAACATGCAAGTAATACAAATGTTAAAGCAGagataaacacatttatttgcCTCCTGTGGGATATTTGACTTGATTGAGGCCCTGCATGGTGAATATATGTTTGTGCAGAGAGACGGTCACATACACAGACAGCgaggcaaagaaaaacattttcttacacatgaaataagaatactgtaaatgctccaattaatgCGTGTGGTAAGTAGCAAATAAGCACCAGGGTCTCGAATTAGCGCCAGATTAaaacattaacagctgtggctgtaggcaacatcctgttgatattttttatgaactcAACAAAATGGCAGTATTGGCTTTTTAAGTATCacacatccagcagctttatctacctctcaACTCTGCTGTTGGTGCGATACACTTGCTCTACTGGTTACAATGAAATCATCgctggctgagcagtttgccCCTTACTGCTATTAGAACAttggttctgctgctgctgtgttgtacaatatacatgttaatataatacatgttaataaatgactgatgtggaaaataaaaagagcaacatgttcctttccactttctcaagCACGCCAAACAATTAAAGTTACATAATGAAGTTGTTACAGctaattattttttagaattaatGCTTGCTTCCAATTCTAACACTCAGTCATCTTCGCAgtttatgtaaataaacacccggctataattagagcatttaCGGATATGCAAGAAAGTAACAATGATCCAAGGGTGTAATGTCACGATTGTCGGAACCTTGTCCATCTGTTGCTCCAATAAATCGGGAGCAGTAGGTCCGTTGTTTATCTCGCTATTAATGAGGTCTGGTGGCACAATGTACAGCTATGTTTGTGAGACTTTCTTTTCTTGGGTAAAATTGCCAATTTAGCCGTGATTAGGAGTGTATTATAACAGCTCTGGGCGAACACAAAGACGATAAATGCTTCATGTAAATGTGTGGCAGTTACATACAGCAGTGAGAGAGTGCAGAAACAATTCAAAGTGAAAGAGACAGATTTCAAGAAGCTAATGACAGCCAAACAAAGCATTGCCATGGAGGGAGGAACTATGCAGAGTTACAGACTGCACCTTCGGGAGCATTGTATGTGGAAAATGTCTCCAGGTCCCGGAGTGGAGGACAGCATAACATGGAAACACTTTGTCTTGGGTCTGTTGATAAAAACTGAAATGCCAGCATTGCGTGTCCTTGAAATTCACAGGTATTGTCTCATTCCACTCCACAGAGATTCTCAACCCTGAGAGAACAAAGAGCATTATTTGTTAGACTAAAGCGAACACAATATCGTGAAATAGGAAGGGGAGAAATATTTCCATGTGAACTGACTGTGGTAGCGGTCGGCGGTCGTGTATTGTAGTTGAACAGGCCTTTGTAGCGCCCCTTTTCCTCCTTCTCCTTAGAGCGGATGCGCTCCTCCATGGTGCGCAGCTCCTTGGCTACAGAGGGTCCCAGAGACGGGTCCAGCTTCAACACTTTGGCAAAGTCTGCTCGGGCTTCCGCCTCGTTCCACACAGCAGCGTGGGCCTTTGCTCGCTTGTAGTAGGCCTTCACGTTATCTGAAGGACAAAATGTTGATGAAACCTGACAATCGACAGAGAGTGTGTTTGACAGgtgccattttctatgccaacATCCTAAACAAATGATTCATACTCTGAGGAAAATCCAGTTTAGCGCTTCAGAatataaatccatccatcttcgaTGGCGCTgctcctcactagggtcatggctcaaaatgaaaatatggtcTCAAAGTTTCTATTGTCTCTctagcatacaaaaaaatgaccgCTTCCTAAACTTTACTATCTTCATGAAGTAGACACTTGACTTCCTGTCCCTCGGTGTATTGGAAGTCAGTGCTACCAAAGTCAAGGTTCCATATTATACCTCTACTACTAGGCAACATGACATCATAGCATACCTGACTGTTttcctatttcaactttcattgAATAAACTAATAAATTCACTGTGGACCAACCAGAAATGCAAATGTGTTACAGGTttggtaatattataatattggtGATGATGTTTCTCCTCTTCATAAATGgcaaggaaaaaaagtcaaacttgcTAAGGTAACTTCAGTATTCTTTGTTCTTGAGAGGAAACCAATGCCacaaaatatcatttaagtcACTTTTTCATGCGTATGCGTATTCTATTCTCTGAGGGGAGGcaacatgctgtgatcattGTGATCTGGCTCACCTCTGCATCTGTGAATCCAGGAAGTATGTGAAGCTTAACGCTTCCAGTTCAATCAAGTCCATTGATTCTCTTACTAAAAAGCCCTCACTTGATATTGACCATTGGCTAACGAGGAAGGTGGGGGGTTGAGGATTACTTTAATAAAACAGAGAAAAGGCAGGGGACTTGATGGTGAACTAACGAGACGGACATGTATTTGAGAGCGTCCTGCTATCTGTTTATCAGAAAGTCCCTATGgggttttgcatgtttttttctgtggtTGTTGCTGCCTAAAATGCCTGATTTCATGGCTGCTATGTTTTGAGGCTCATTAATGTTCAACAACATTGCATCAGCTTGTGGTATTCGTATTTGTTATCAatatttcagtgttttgttgGGACTGTGATGCATTCTAATGGTCACCTTTGTTGTACTtcactttttattgtattatttcaatAACATTTAAGTTCCTGCAGCGCATTCTCCCATAATTGTGGCtacttcagtttttttttttacattcccgcTAACTGCCCCTCATCCTAGCGGTGTTTTGACTGCCTGCGCTACACGCAACGTAGGTTGTGAATCCTCTGCGATGTCCCTTCTGCAACCCAGAACCTAATTATGCTCCaaaatgtgctgctttgtggacttgTCATTGTTTGTAGACGCCCTGCAGCAGGTAGCCTTGTGCTTCCATGTAcagcaggaaaaaaagtttaggtttttgtttatttttttatggcttgATAAACTCGACAGT from Doryrhamphus excisus isolate RoL2022-K1 chromosome 1, RoL_Dexc_1.0, whole genome shotgun sequence encodes the following:
- the cdk2ap2 gene encoding cyclin-dependent kinase 2-associated protein 2 — encoded protein: MSYKPIAPAPSGSNHTPPGSSVPSPSLPSSSNFRPAFSDFGPPSMGFVQPVKVSQGSTYSELLSVIEEMSREIRPTYAGSKSAMERLKRGIIHARALVRECLAETERSART